One Gambusia affinis linkage group LG15, SWU_Gaff_1.0, whole genome shotgun sequence genomic window carries:
- the LOC122844816 gene encoding arf-GAP with Rho-GAP domain, ANK repeat and PH domain-containing protein 1 isoform X1: MQMALPPSPPVPKPRLHSSGSFSSLLNRDPTCENLQLSFPKERHRSTDGDALPLSSPRESTRDNFPTLDGITNLIATNIPSLAGVATSFSASAPSDPPPIDILTDSLSTTIPGLAETANAMPAIAEAKIWLDPSTPAANGSDSTSLESIISSLSNITSVDEFVSSIHNPSAPPLSLEPHPPLNMNGRSHTDVGALSQLVKASLDPTAGVKFPSMEVAGGTAEEVQSPSPLSTKEEDPYVTVLGTWTNQEEAESESSNEEEDKGSSPAASGSDASVDKDPGSDPVTTRVSPNQSDRLKPTRPAPLPPSKKSKPVNQKIPRAATIRVSRKKGSGSRDSAPQSAVVRASWLDVWKGFRYSVLWVTLDGQLMSLRKKRTDRFSEMLFHVSSITNVKSQDRRRFSVYFRKKHYDFMAHSNEVQEGWVTSLLATRGLQSPAPSELHGQVTLKDSRSRAYAAVWGHDLWIYPNKDSFLLGIASFSVPLNVATVKATGKHSFALVTPYKTFNLSVDSSKDLSLWLDSLTSTIQSAESCSQVALRLWENPYNKVCGDCGAANPEWASVNLLLVICHNCAAQHRVLGSNLSTVRSLRMDNKTWTEPLIQLFVAYGNRLANQVWAPAVPAADELHPEATEKERAVFIQNKYRRGRYRRVHALTSSRSMMNQRLCQVVVSDDVEETMSLICSGAKVSSSDPQSPSPIRLAEKASQALQIELLRLNEYTEVQPHQPQPANRNQDSAPTGEEEEEEEELHGKLEADRFFFSLENDSAACDVLDLREVLSVFLKDGSALQFEMVTLNDHIICAADDRDSLQNHLIHILKVILPGGVTYAEVCGASAVSKVCKVDVGGASTQSDAWLVLWDEGVSLHPVERAGQRSLSFPLSMLSPTETVLYEDTVTLVTAERTVSLRFEEQLSSETWSQHLKRALANQHPASEGPPAANQNPAGPSQMSMTDGAVKGSVSPAIQRCISHITTYGLKVEGLYRRCGLALKVKELVKALKTSPNSAPLEATEQGILDVGSSLKQIIRDQQSLVPQAELQQWLKAAVIPEERSRFKEYRRLLRQLPPDNRATLNVMFGHLYMVQVFSQDNKMSAHNLAVVLSPSMFSVMSQDMIALTREFIIHHTLLFLTPDRKDEDKAEKDDEEEQITFL; this comes from the exons ATGCAG ATGGCTCTGCCCCCCTCTCCTCCGGTTCCAAAACCGAGGCTCCACTCCTCCGGGAGCTTCTCCTCCCTACTAAACAG AGACCCAACTtgtgaaaacctgcagctgagCTTCCCAAAAGAACGGCACCGGAGCACAG ATGGAGAcgctctccctctctcctcacCTCGTGAGTCAACACGAGACAACTTCCCGACTCTAGACGGAATCACGAACCTCATTGCCACCAACATCCCGTCTCTGGCTGGAGTCGCTACCAGCTTCAGCGCCTCCGCCCCCTCTGACCCTCCCCCCATAGACATACTAACTGACAGCCTCTCCACAACCATTCCTGGGTTAGCTGAGACTGCTAACGCTATGCCTGCTATTGCTGAGGCTAAGATATGGCTTGACCCCTCCACACCTGCTGCCAACGGCTCAGACTCTACGAGCCTAGAAAGCATTATCAGCTCACTGAGTAACATCACCAGCGTGGATGAGTTTGTTAGCAGCATTCATAACCCTTCAGCCCCGCCCCTTTCACTTGAGCCACACCCACCACTGAACATGAACGGAAGGAGTCACACAG ATGTCGGGGCTCTGTCGCAGCTGGTCAAGGCATCTTTGGACCCAACCGCAGGAGTCAAGTTTCCATCTATGGAGGTCGCTGGAGGTACTGCTGAGGAAG ttcaGTCTCCATCCCCTCTGTCCACCAAAGAAGAAGATCCATATGTCACAGTGTTGGGTACTTGGACCAATCAGGAAGAAGCTGAATCAGAGTCGTCCAATGAGGAGGAGGATAAAGGCAGTAGCCCTGCTgcctctggttctgatgcatCAGTGGATAAggatcctggttctgatccagttaccACCAG AGTTTCACCCAACCAATCAGATCGCTTGAAACCGACTCGACCAGCTCCGCTCCCTCCAAGCAAGAAGTCTAAACCAGTGAACCAGAAGATTCCCAG GGCAGCCACCATCAGGGTCTCCAGGAAGAAGGGCAGCGGCAGCAGAGACTCGGCTCCTCAGAGCGCCGTGGTCCGGGCCAGCTGGCTGGACGTCTGGAAGGGGTTCAG ATACAGCGTTCTGTGGGTGACGTTGGATGGCCAGCTGATGTCCCTGCGTAAGAAACGAACA GACCGGTTCAGTGAGATGCTGTTCCATGTCTCCAGTATCACCAACGTAAAGTCACAGGACAGAAGACGCTTCTCCGTCTACTTCAGGAAGAAACACTACGACTTCATGGCTCACAGTAACG AGGTTCAGGAAGGGTGGGTCACATCTCTGTTGGCGACTCGTGGCCTGCAAAGCCCAGCGCCTTCTGAGCTACATGGACAAGTCACCTTGAAAGACTCTCGGAGCCGTGCCTACGCTGCCGTCTGGGGTCATGACCTTTGGATTTATCCCAACAAAGACAGCTTCCTGTTGGGCATCGCCTCCTTCTCCGTGCCCCTGAACGTAGCCACAGTGAAAGCGACAGGAAAGCACTCGTTTGCCCTCGTAACCCCATACAAGACCTTCAA CCTGTCCGTTGACTCGTCAAAGGACCTGTCGCTCTGGCTGGATAGCCTGACTTCCACCATCCAGAGTGCTGAGTCTTGCAGCCAGGTGGCGCTACGTCTGTGGGAGAACCCCTACAACAAAGTGTGTGGTGACTGCGGAGCTGCCAATCCTGAGTGGGCATCGGTTAATCTACTGTTGGTCATCTGCCATAACTGTGCAG CTCAGCACAGAGTTCTGGGCAGCAACCTGTCCACGGTCCGCAGCCTGAGGATGGACAACAAGACCTGGACTGAACCACTGATACAG CTCTTTGTCGCCTACGGCAACCGGCTAGCCAATCAGGTGTGGGCTCCAGCCGTGCCAGCAGCAGACGAGCTGCATCCGGAGGCGACGGAGAAGGAGAGGGCAGTGTTTATCCAGAACAAATACAGAAGGGGGCGCTACAGGCGAGTCCACGCTCTGACCTCCAGCCGCTCCATGATGAACCAG AGGCTGTGCCAGGTGGTTGTCAGTGACGACGTGGAGGAAACGATGTCTCTGATCTGCTCTGGAGCCAAG GTGTCCTCGTCTGACCCTCAGAGCCCCTCCCCCATACGACTGGCTGAAAAAGCCAGCCAGGCTCTGCAGATTGAGCTGCTGCGCCTCAACGAGTACACAG AAGTACAACCTCACCAGCCTCAACCAGCCAACAGGAACCAGGACtccgcccccacag gtgaggaagaagaggaggaggaagaactCCACGGGAAACTGGAGGCAGATCGGTTCTTCTTCTCGTTGGAAAATGACTCTGCAGCCTGTGATGTCCTGGACCTGAGAGAAGTTCTGTCCGTTTTCCTCAAAGACGG GTCGGCGCTCCAGTTTGAGATGGTGACGCTGAACGACCACATCATCTGTGCCGCTGACGACAGAGACTCGCTGCAGAATCACCTGATTCACATCCTGAAG GTCATTCTACCAGGAGGGGTGACCTACGCTGAGGTGTGCGGGGCCTCAGCTGTCAGCAAGGTGTGCAAGGTGGATGTGGGCGGGGCTTCCACTCAGTCTGACGCCTGGCTGGTGCTATGGGATGAAGGAGTCAGCCTCCACCCGGTGGAGAGAGCCGGGCAGCGCAGCCTGAGCTTcccactgagcatgctcagtccCACAG AGACGGTTTTGTATGAAGACACCGTAACCTTGGTAACAGCAGAAAG GACCGTGTCGTTACGCTTTGAGGAGCAGCTCAGCAGTGAGACCTGGTCCCAGCACCTGAAGAGAGCTCTGGCCAATCAGCATCCAGCTTCTGAGGGTCCacctgcagccaatcagaacccaGCTGGGCCGAGTCAGATGTCGATGACTGACGGCGCCGTGAAAGGTTCTGTTTCCCCGGCCATCCAGCGCTGCATCTCACACATCACCACTTACG ggctgaaggtggagggCCTGTACCGGCGCTGCGGCCTGGCGCTGAAGGTCAAAGAGCTGGTGAAGGCACTGAAGACGTCACCAAACTCCGCCCCCCTGGAGGCTACCGAGCAGGGCATCCTGGACGTTGGCTCCTCCCTCAAGCAGATCATCCGGGACCAGCAGAGCCTGGTGCCGCAGGCGGAGCTGCAGCAGTGGCTGAAGGCTGCAG TGATTCCAGAGGAGCGCAGCAGGTTCAAAGAGTACCGACGGTTGCTACGGCAACTACCCCCTGACAACAGAGCCACCCTGAATGTGATGTTTGGACACCTTTACAT GGTCCAGGTGTTCTCTCAGGACAACAAGATGTCGGCCCACAACCTGGCCGTGGTTCTTTCGCCCTCCATGTTTAGCGTCATGAGCCAGGACATGATCGCACTCACCAGGGAGTTCATCATCCACCACACGCTACTGTTCCTG ACTCCCGACCGGAAAGATGAAGACAAAGCAGAAaaggatgatgaagaggagcagatCACCTTCCTGTGA
- the LOC122844816 gene encoding arf-GAP with Rho-GAP domain, ANK repeat and PH domain-containing protein 1 isoform X2, translating into MALPPSPPVPKPRLHSSGSFSSLLNRDPTCENLQLSFPKERHRSTDGDALPLSSPRESTRDNFPTLDGITNLIATNIPSLAGVATSFSASAPSDPPPIDILTDSLSTTIPGLAETANAMPAIAEAKIWLDPSTPAANGSDSTSLESIISSLSNITSVDEFVSSIHNPSAPPLSLEPHPPLNMNGRSHTDVGALSQLVKASLDPTAGVKFPSMEVAGGTAEEVQSPSPLSTKEEDPYVTVLGTWTNQEEAESESSNEEEDKGSSPAASGSDASVDKDPGSDPVTTRVSPNQSDRLKPTRPAPLPPSKKSKPVNQKIPRAATIRVSRKKGSGSRDSAPQSAVVRASWLDVWKGFRYSVLWVTLDGQLMSLRKKRTDRFSEMLFHVSSITNVKSQDRRRFSVYFRKKHYDFMAHSNEVQEGWVTSLLATRGLQSPAPSELHGQVTLKDSRSRAYAAVWGHDLWIYPNKDSFLLGIASFSVPLNVATVKATGKHSFALVTPYKTFNLSVDSSKDLSLWLDSLTSTIQSAESCSQVALRLWENPYNKVCGDCGAANPEWASVNLLLVICHNCAAQHRVLGSNLSTVRSLRMDNKTWTEPLIQLFVAYGNRLANQVWAPAVPAADELHPEATEKERAVFIQNKYRRGRYRRVHALTSSRSMMNQRLCQVVVSDDVEETMSLICSGAKVSSSDPQSPSPIRLAEKASQALQIELLRLNEYTEVQPHQPQPANRNQDSAPTGEEEEEEEELHGKLEADRFFFSLENDSAACDVLDLREVLSVFLKDGSALQFEMVTLNDHIICAADDRDSLQNHLIHILKVILPGGVTYAEVCGASAVSKVCKVDVGGASTQSDAWLVLWDEGVSLHPVERAGQRSLSFPLSMLSPTETVLYEDTVTLVTAERTVSLRFEEQLSSETWSQHLKRALANQHPASEGPPAANQNPAGPSQMSMTDGAVKGSVSPAIQRCISHITTYGLKVEGLYRRCGLALKVKELVKALKTSPNSAPLEATEQGILDVGSSLKQIIRDQQSLVPQAELQQWLKAAVIPEERSRFKEYRRLLRQLPPDNRATLNVMFGHLYMVQVFSQDNKMSAHNLAVVLSPSMFSVMSQDMIALTREFIIHHTLLFLTPDRKDEDKAEKDDEEEQITFL; encoded by the exons ATGGCTCTGCCCCCCTCTCCTCCGGTTCCAAAACCGAGGCTCCACTCCTCCGGGAGCTTCTCCTCCCTACTAAACAG AGACCCAACTtgtgaaaacctgcagctgagCTTCCCAAAAGAACGGCACCGGAGCACAG ATGGAGAcgctctccctctctcctcacCTCGTGAGTCAACACGAGACAACTTCCCGACTCTAGACGGAATCACGAACCTCATTGCCACCAACATCCCGTCTCTGGCTGGAGTCGCTACCAGCTTCAGCGCCTCCGCCCCCTCTGACCCTCCCCCCATAGACATACTAACTGACAGCCTCTCCACAACCATTCCTGGGTTAGCTGAGACTGCTAACGCTATGCCTGCTATTGCTGAGGCTAAGATATGGCTTGACCCCTCCACACCTGCTGCCAACGGCTCAGACTCTACGAGCCTAGAAAGCATTATCAGCTCACTGAGTAACATCACCAGCGTGGATGAGTTTGTTAGCAGCATTCATAACCCTTCAGCCCCGCCCCTTTCACTTGAGCCACACCCACCACTGAACATGAACGGAAGGAGTCACACAG ATGTCGGGGCTCTGTCGCAGCTGGTCAAGGCATCTTTGGACCCAACCGCAGGAGTCAAGTTTCCATCTATGGAGGTCGCTGGAGGTACTGCTGAGGAAG ttcaGTCTCCATCCCCTCTGTCCACCAAAGAAGAAGATCCATATGTCACAGTGTTGGGTACTTGGACCAATCAGGAAGAAGCTGAATCAGAGTCGTCCAATGAGGAGGAGGATAAAGGCAGTAGCCCTGCTgcctctggttctgatgcatCAGTGGATAAggatcctggttctgatccagttaccACCAG AGTTTCACCCAACCAATCAGATCGCTTGAAACCGACTCGACCAGCTCCGCTCCCTCCAAGCAAGAAGTCTAAACCAGTGAACCAGAAGATTCCCAG GGCAGCCACCATCAGGGTCTCCAGGAAGAAGGGCAGCGGCAGCAGAGACTCGGCTCCTCAGAGCGCCGTGGTCCGGGCCAGCTGGCTGGACGTCTGGAAGGGGTTCAG ATACAGCGTTCTGTGGGTGACGTTGGATGGCCAGCTGATGTCCCTGCGTAAGAAACGAACA GACCGGTTCAGTGAGATGCTGTTCCATGTCTCCAGTATCACCAACGTAAAGTCACAGGACAGAAGACGCTTCTCCGTCTACTTCAGGAAGAAACACTACGACTTCATGGCTCACAGTAACG AGGTTCAGGAAGGGTGGGTCACATCTCTGTTGGCGACTCGTGGCCTGCAAAGCCCAGCGCCTTCTGAGCTACATGGACAAGTCACCTTGAAAGACTCTCGGAGCCGTGCCTACGCTGCCGTCTGGGGTCATGACCTTTGGATTTATCCCAACAAAGACAGCTTCCTGTTGGGCATCGCCTCCTTCTCCGTGCCCCTGAACGTAGCCACAGTGAAAGCGACAGGAAAGCACTCGTTTGCCCTCGTAACCCCATACAAGACCTTCAA CCTGTCCGTTGACTCGTCAAAGGACCTGTCGCTCTGGCTGGATAGCCTGACTTCCACCATCCAGAGTGCTGAGTCTTGCAGCCAGGTGGCGCTACGTCTGTGGGAGAACCCCTACAACAAAGTGTGTGGTGACTGCGGAGCTGCCAATCCTGAGTGGGCATCGGTTAATCTACTGTTGGTCATCTGCCATAACTGTGCAG CTCAGCACAGAGTTCTGGGCAGCAACCTGTCCACGGTCCGCAGCCTGAGGATGGACAACAAGACCTGGACTGAACCACTGATACAG CTCTTTGTCGCCTACGGCAACCGGCTAGCCAATCAGGTGTGGGCTCCAGCCGTGCCAGCAGCAGACGAGCTGCATCCGGAGGCGACGGAGAAGGAGAGGGCAGTGTTTATCCAGAACAAATACAGAAGGGGGCGCTACAGGCGAGTCCACGCTCTGACCTCCAGCCGCTCCATGATGAACCAG AGGCTGTGCCAGGTGGTTGTCAGTGACGACGTGGAGGAAACGATGTCTCTGATCTGCTCTGGAGCCAAG GTGTCCTCGTCTGACCCTCAGAGCCCCTCCCCCATACGACTGGCTGAAAAAGCCAGCCAGGCTCTGCAGATTGAGCTGCTGCGCCTCAACGAGTACACAG AAGTACAACCTCACCAGCCTCAACCAGCCAACAGGAACCAGGACtccgcccccacag gtgaggaagaagaggaggaggaagaactCCACGGGAAACTGGAGGCAGATCGGTTCTTCTTCTCGTTGGAAAATGACTCTGCAGCCTGTGATGTCCTGGACCTGAGAGAAGTTCTGTCCGTTTTCCTCAAAGACGG GTCGGCGCTCCAGTTTGAGATGGTGACGCTGAACGACCACATCATCTGTGCCGCTGACGACAGAGACTCGCTGCAGAATCACCTGATTCACATCCTGAAG GTCATTCTACCAGGAGGGGTGACCTACGCTGAGGTGTGCGGGGCCTCAGCTGTCAGCAAGGTGTGCAAGGTGGATGTGGGCGGGGCTTCCACTCAGTCTGACGCCTGGCTGGTGCTATGGGATGAAGGAGTCAGCCTCCACCCGGTGGAGAGAGCCGGGCAGCGCAGCCTGAGCTTcccactgagcatgctcagtccCACAG AGACGGTTTTGTATGAAGACACCGTAACCTTGGTAACAGCAGAAAG GACCGTGTCGTTACGCTTTGAGGAGCAGCTCAGCAGTGAGACCTGGTCCCAGCACCTGAAGAGAGCTCTGGCCAATCAGCATCCAGCTTCTGAGGGTCCacctgcagccaatcagaacccaGCTGGGCCGAGTCAGATGTCGATGACTGACGGCGCCGTGAAAGGTTCTGTTTCCCCGGCCATCCAGCGCTGCATCTCACACATCACCACTTACG ggctgaaggtggagggCCTGTACCGGCGCTGCGGCCTGGCGCTGAAGGTCAAAGAGCTGGTGAAGGCACTGAAGACGTCACCAAACTCCGCCCCCCTGGAGGCTACCGAGCAGGGCATCCTGGACGTTGGCTCCTCCCTCAAGCAGATCATCCGGGACCAGCAGAGCCTGGTGCCGCAGGCGGAGCTGCAGCAGTGGCTGAAGGCTGCAG TGATTCCAGAGGAGCGCAGCAGGTTCAAAGAGTACCGACGGTTGCTACGGCAACTACCCCCTGACAACAGAGCCACCCTGAATGTGATGTTTGGACACCTTTACAT GGTCCAGGTGTTCTCTCAGGACAACAAGATGTCGGCCCACAACCTGGCCGTGGTTCTTTCGCCCTCCATGTTTAGCGTCATGAGCCAGGACATGATCGCACTCACCAGGGAGTTCATCATCCACCACACGCTACTGTTCCTG ACTCCCGACCGGAAAGATGAAGACAAAGCAGAAaaggatgatgaagaggagcagatCACCTTCCTGTGA